Proteins encoded together in one Synechococcus sp. A15-62 window:
- the kaiC gene encoding circadian clock protein KaiC, whose product MQFPPTSGQPQMQVQKLPTGIEGFDDVCQGGLPIGRSTLISGTSGTGKTVFSLHFLHNGIKDFDEPGIFVTFEESPLDILRNSASFGWNLQEMVEQDKLFILDASPDPDGQDVAGSFDLSGLIERINYAIRKYKAKRVAIDSITAVFQQYDAVFVVRREIFRLIARLKEIGVTTVMTTERIDEYGPIARYGVEEFVSDNVVILRNVLEGERRRRTVEILKLRGTTHMKGEFPFTMGAHGISIFPLGAMRLTQRSSNVRVSSGVPRLDDMCGGGFFKDSIILATGATGTGKTMLVSKFIEDACRNKERAILFAYEESRAQLLRNGTSWGIDFEQMEQDGLLKIICAYPESTGLEDHLQIIKTEISQFKPSRMAIDSLSALARGVSHNAFRQFVIGVTGYAKQEEIAGFFTNTSEEFMGSHSITDSHISTITDTILLLQYVEIRGEMARALNVFKMRGSWHDKGIREFVITGNGPQIKDSFSNFERIISGVPHRVTTDERSELSRIARGVSTED is encoded by the coding sequence ATGCAGTTCCCTCCGACCAGCGGTCAGCCTCAGATGCAGGTGCAAAAGCTCCCGACGGGGATCGAGGGCTTTGATGATGTGTGCCAGGGCGGCCTACCGATCGGCCGCAGCACACTGATCAGCGGCACATCCGGCACCGGAAAGACGGTGTTCTCGCTGCACTTCCTCCACAACGGCATCAAGGATTTCGACGAACCTGGCATCTTCGTCACCTTCGAGGAATCGCCCCTCGACATCCTGCGCAACTCCGCCAGTTTCGGCTGGAACCTGCAGGAGATGGTCGAGCAGGACAAACTCTTCATTCTTGATGCCTCGCCAGATCCCGACGGCCAGGACGTGGCTGGCAGCTTTGATCTCTCGGGTCTGATCGAGCGGATCAACTACGCCATCCGCAAGTACAAGGCCAAGCGCGTCGCCATTGATTCGATCACGGCGGTGTTCCAGCAATACGACGCAGTCTTTGTGGTGCGTCGAGAGATTTTTCGCTTGATCGCCCGGCTCAAGGAAATTGGCGTCACCACGGTGATGACCACCGAGCGCATCGATGAGTACGGCCCGATTGCCCGTTACGGCGTTGAAGAATTTGTTTCCGACAACGTGGTGATCCTGCGCAACGTGCTCGAGGGAGAGCGGCGTCGGCGCACTGTTGAAATCCTCAAGCTGCGGGGCACCACCCACATGAAGGGCGAGTTCCCTTTCACCATGGGGGCCCACGGCATCAGCATCTTCCCGCTCGGGGCGATGCGCCTCACCCAGCGGTCGTCCAACGTTCGGGTCAGCTCCGGTGTGCCCCGTCTGGACGACATGTGCGGCGGAGGCTTCTTCAAAGATTCGATCATCCTGGCCACCGGAGCCACCGGAACGGGCAAGACGATGCTCGTCTCCAAATTCATCGAAGATGCCTGCCGCAACAAGGAACGCGCCATCCTGTTCGCATACGAGGAGTCGCGCGCCCAACTGCTCCGCAACGGCACCAGCTGGGGCATCGACTTCGAGCAGATGGAGCAGGACGGGCTGCTCAAGATCATCTGCGCCTACCCCGAATCCACCGGCCTCGAAGATCACCTGCAGATCATCAAGACGGAGATCAGCCAGTTCAAGCCGTCGCGCATGGCGATCGATTCCCTCTCCGCCCTGGCGCGCGGTGTCAGCCACAACGCCTTCCGACAGTTCGTGATTGGGGTGACCGGCTACGCCAAGCAGGAGGAGATCGCCGGCTTCTTCACGAACACCTCCGAGGAGTTCATGGGCAGCCACTCGATCACCGACTCCCACATCTCCACGATCACTGACACGATCCTGCTGCTGCAGTACGTCGAGATTCGTGGGGAGATGGCTCGAGCCTTGAACGTGTTCAAGATGCGTGGCTCCTGGCACGACAAGGGCATCCGCGAATTTGTGATCACGGGGAATGGCCCTCAGATCAAGGATTCCTTCTCCAACTTCGAGCGGATCATTTCTGGTGTGCCCCATCGGGTCACCACCGATGAGCGCAGCGAGTTGTCGCGCATCGCCCGAGGCGTTTCCACCGAGGACTGA
- a CDS encoding bifunctional 2-polyprenyl-6-hydroxyphenol methylase/3-demethylubiquinol 3-O-methyltransferase UbiG has product MPQLRSSTDVDVSAFLADGLGIKQHLSRYLDLTPEQLEQRLPSSTDDLADLHPGAFRPEDATAFYEDTVGTGHLLELAAWHLSSADYIADTLRLQGMAVQGQVLDFGGGIGTHALSAAALPEVDHVWFVDLNPHNQAFVQQRAENLGLADKLSVHRDLSSTGDVRFDAVVCLDVLEHLPDPSAQLLEFHQRMAPGAIALLNWYFFKGHQGEYPFHFDDPALVDGFFRTLQAQFLEVFHPLLITARLYRRP; this is encoded by the coding sequence ATGCCCCAGCTCCGCAGCAGCACGGATGTGGACGTCTCCGCTTTTCTGGCGGACGGTTTGGGCATCAAGCAACACCTCAGCCGCTACCTCGACCTCACGCCGGAGCAGCTCGAGCAGCGTCTGCCCAGCAGCACCGACGACCTGGCGGATCTGCACCCCGGTGCGTTCCGGCCAGAGGACGCCACAGCCTTCTATGAGGACACGGTGGGCACGGGGCACCTGCTTGAGCTGGCGGCCTGGCATCTCTCCAGTGCGGACTACATCGCAGACACGCTGCGGCTGCAGGGCATGGCGGTGCAGGGCCAGGTGCTGGACTTTGGCGGAGGCATCGGCACCCATGCCCTTTCGGCGGCGGCGCTGCCAGAGGTTGACCACGTCTGGTTTGTGGATCTAAATCCCCACAACCAGGCTTTTGTGCAGCAACGGGCGGAAAACCTGGGCCTGGCGGACAAGCTTTCGGTGCATCGTGACCTCAGCAGCACGGGCGATGTGCGTTTCGATGCGGTGGTTTGCCTCGATGTGCTGGAACACCTGCCGGATCCTTCGGCGCAGCTGCTGGAGTTTCACCAGCGCATGGCGCCCGGGGCCATCGCTCTCCTGAACTGGTACTTCTTCAAAGGGCATCAGGGCGAGTACCCCTTCCATTTCGATGATCCGGCCCTGGTGGATGGTTTTTTCCGCACCCTGCAGGCTCAGTTCCTGGAGGTGTTCCATCCCCTTCTGATCACGGCCCGGCTTTACCGCCGCCCCTGA
- a CDS encoding circadian clock protein KaiA, whose translation MARPALTVALVLGNPVLVEACRPWLPANRYESVVLTVDPGETLAAVLGPRRDDFDAVVIEQNLLDAEVKEQLLAAGLLFPAVIVGEVKGQVDYHPEELHLPDDQLAQLGYNVDAAISRFLRQGRADGRQDDSSSSSRAVGNLSDRLQERLGYLGVFYKRDPSRFLGSLPPEERRDLLLSLQRTYRDLLASYFSDPAAANQALESFVNTAFFSDLPITRTVEIHVDLIDEFWKQLSLEGHKHDFLQDYRLALLDVMAHLCEMYRRSIPPDLPLSGTASSRVRRPTDQLDASEESS comes from the coding sequence ATGGCCAGGCCGGCCCTCACTGTTGCTCTCGTGCTGGGCAACCCAGTTTTGGTGGAAGCCTGCCGCCCCTGGCTGCCGGCCAACCGTTACGAGTCGGTTGTTCTGACGGTTGATCCTGGGGAGACCCTGGCAGCTGTCCTCGGACCCCGGCGGGACGATTTTGACGCTGTGGTGATTGAGCAGAATCTGCTCGACGCTGAGGTCAAGGAGCAACTGCTGGCGGCGGGTCTGCTCTTCCCCGCCGTGATCGTTGGGGAGGTGAAGGGGCAGGTGGACTACCACCCCGAGGAGCTGCATCTGCCCGACGACCAGCTGGCCCAGCTGGGATACAACGTTGATGCTGCCATTTCGCGTTTTCTGCGCCAGGGGCGCGCCGATGGACGCCAGGACGACAGCAGCTCCTCCTCCCGTGCCGTCGGCAACCTCTCCGATCGCCTGCAGGAGCGACTTGGCTACCTAGGTGTTTTCTACAAACGGGATCCATCCCGCTTCCTGGGCAGCCTGCCCCCCGAGGAACGCCGGGATCTGCTGCTGTCGCTTCAACGCACCTATCGGGACCTGCTGGCGAGTTACTTCAGTGATCCGGCTGCGGCCAATCAGGCCTTGGAAAGCTTTGTCAACACCGCTTTTTTCAGTGATCTACCGATCACCCGCACCGTTGAGATCCATGTGGATCTGATCGATGAATTCTGGAAACAACTGAGTTTGGAGGGCCACAAACATGACTTTCTTCAGGATTACCGCCTTGCGCTTCTCGACGTGATGGCGCATCTGTGTGAGATGTACCGGCGCTCCATTCCGCCGGACCTTCCTCTGTCGGGCACGGCCTCTAGCCGTGTACGTCGCCCGACGGATCAGCTCGATGCCTCGGAGGAGTCGTCATGA
- the rplU gene encoding 50S ribosomal protein L21, producing the protein MADTKPAAEQSGTYAIVEASGTQIWLQPNRYYDIDRLQAEVDDTIKLENVLLVKDGKGTTLGQPYVKDATVSLKVMAHRRGPKVIVYKMRPKKKTRRKNGHRQELTRVMVESISVGGKAIS; encoded by the coding sequence ATGGCCGACACGAAACCAGCCGCGGAACAGAGCGGGACCTACGCCATCGTTGAGGCGTCAGGCACCCAGATCTGGCTGCAGCCCAACCGCTACTACGACATCGACCGGCTTCAGGCCGAGGTGGACGACACCATCAAGCTCGAGAACGTGCTCCTGGTGAAGGACGGCAAGGGCACCACCCTGGGCCAGCCCTATGTCAAGGACGCCACCGTGTCCCTCAAAGTGATGGCCCATCGCCGTGGGCCCAAGGTGATTGTGTACAAGATGCGCCCCAAAAAGAAAACCCGCCGCAAGAATGGTCACCGGCAGGAACTCACCCGGGTGATGGTTGAGTCCATCTCCGTGGGCGGCAAGGCCATCAGCTGA
- a CDS encoding Nif11 family protein — translation MSMKQLETFMSRVQSNDSIRDEVQRCGKDNSCVVKVGAKHGHKFSPAHLSRWQKEH, via the coding sequence ATGTCCATGAAACAGCTGGAAACGTTCATGTCGCGGGTGCAAAGCAACGACTCGATCCGCGATGAGGTGCAACGCTGCGGAAAGGACAACTCCTGCGTGGTCAAGGTCGGCGCCAAACACGGCCATAAGTTTTCTCCCGCTCACCTGAGCCGCTGGCAAAAGGAACACTGA
- a CDS encoding ATP-binding protein yields the protein MSSGSGAAIADWALPPNGKPPGEDQNLWDRISAWWAEFTLQTKLLAIATLVVSLMMTGITFFALNGIQRDAVMNDTRYARDLGLLLAGNVTELVAQGQDRELANVAEKFWRSSRSVRYIFFADPEGVVYLGIPISATPSSGDGELRLNRRLELPDELRRRPQNPLVRQHLTPQGAVTDVFVPLIRGGQYYGVLGLGVNPNETALASAALTREVTVAVFISIWVLVILGAVFNALTITRPVKELLRGVRSVASGNFGARVDLPVGGELGELLTGFNAMASQLEAYDEANIEELTAAQVKQQSLIATMADGAMLLDADGRIVLANPTARRLFRWEGRSLEGQELVGELPELLAIELHSPLDALLGGASDSEDLRCSVGEPARTLRIVLQAVRDASGETLKGIAVTIQDLTREVELNAAQSRFISNVSHELRTPLFNIKSYVETLHDLGDQLSPDEQKEFLGVANDETDRLTRLVNDVLDLSRLESGRTLQFEPISMRPAMEQTLRTYRLNAEDRQVELVLDVPEDLPDVLGNWDLLLQVLDNLMGNALKFSRPGGPLALRAYPWPDTCSVEGTAITGSDGPTCALTSPLPKLRVEIADTGCGISSADQERIFDRFFRVENAVHTEVGTGLGLSIVRGILEKHGAQVQMVSEPEIGTTFWFELPLAEADKDELQLQAERRSRNAIAEAVEL from the coding sequence ATGAGCAGCGGCAGCGGAGCAGCAATCGCTGATTGGGCGCTCCCCCCCAATGGCAAACCGCCAGGGGAGGACCAGAACCTCTGGGACCGCATCTCCGCCTGGTGGGCGGAATTCACCCTCCAGACCAAGCTGCTGGCGATTGCCACCCTGGTGGTGAGCCTGATGATGACGGGCATCACCTTCTTCGCCCTGAATGGCATTCAGCGCGATGCCGTGATGAACGACACGCGCTACGCCCGGGATCTGGGCCTGCTGCTGGCTGGCAACGTCACAGAGCTGGTGGCGCAGGGGCAGGACCGTGAGCTGGCCAACGTCGCCGAAAAGTTCTGGCGCTCCAGCCGCAGCGTCCGCTACATCTTCTTCGCCGATCCCGAAGGCGTCGTCTATCTAGGGATCCCGATCAGCGCAACCCCAAGCAGTGGAGATGGAGAGCTTCGTCTCAACCGACGTCTGGAGCTGCCCGACGAGCTGCGACGACGGCCACAGAACCCCCTGGTGCGACAACACCTCACGCCCCAGGGGGCCGTCACCGATGTGTTTGTGCCCCTGATCAGGGGGGGGCAGTACTACGGCGTTCTGGGCCTCGGAGTGAATCCGAACGAGACCGCCCTGGCCAGTGCAGCCCTCACGAGGGAGGTGACGGTGGCCGTGTTCATCTCGATCTGGGTGCTGGTGATCCTGGGCGCAGTGTTCAACGCCCTCACCATCACCCGACCGGTGAAGGAGCTGCTGCGGGGTGTGCGCTCCGTCGCCTCCGGCAACTTCGGTGCCCGGGTGGACCTGCCGGTGGGTGGGGAATTGGGGGAACTGCTCACCGGCTTCAACGCCATGGCCTCCCAGCTCGAGGCCTACGACGAAGCCAACATCGAGGAGCTCACCGCCGCCCAGGTGAAGCAGCAGTCGTTGATCGCCACCATGGCCGATGGCGCCATGCTCCTGGATGCCGATGGCCGCATCGTGCTGGCCAATCCCACAGCGCGGCGTCTGTTCCGCTGGGAAGGGCGCAGCTTGGAAGGCCAGGAGCTGGTGGGGGAATTGCCGGAATTGCTGGCCATCGAGCTGCACAGTCCCCTCGATGCCCTGCTCGGTGGCGCTTCAGACAGTGAAGACCTGCGCTGCAGTGTGGGGGAACCGGCCCGCACCCTGCGCATCGTTCTGCAGGCGGTGCGTGATGCCAGTGGCGAAACCCTCAAGGGCATCGCCGTCACCATCCAGGACCTCACCCGCGAGGTGGAGCTGAATGCGGCCCAGAGCCGCTTCATCAGCAACGTCTCCCATGAACTGCGCACGCCGCTGTTCAACATCAAGAGCTACGTCGAAACCCTGCACGACCTCGGCGATCAGCTCAGCCCCGATGAACAGAAGGAATTTCTCGGGGTCGCCAACGACGAAACCGATCGCCTCACCCGGCTGGTGAACGATGTGCTGGACCTCTCCAGGCTGGAGTCGGGGAGGACGCTGCAGTTCGAGCCGATCAGCATGCGCCCCGCCATGGAGCAGACCCTGCGCACCTACCGGCTGAATGCCGAGGATCGCCAGGTGGAGCTGGTGCTGGATGTTCCCGAAGATCTGCCTGACGTTTTGGGGAACTGGGACCTGCTGCTCCAGGTGCTCGACAACCTTATGGGCAATGCCCTGAAGTTCAGCCGCCCCGGCGGCCCCCTGGCGCTGCGGGCCTATCCCTGGCCCGACACCTGTTCGGTGGAGGGAACGGCAATCACCGGAAGTGACGGCCCCACCTGCGCCCTCACCTCACCACTGCCCAAGCTGCGGGTGGAGATTGCCGACACGGGCTGCGGCATCAGCAGCGCCGATCAGGAGCGGATCTTCGACCGATTCTTCCGAGTGGAAAATGCCGTTCACACGGAAGTTGGCACCGGGCTGGGTCTCTCAATCGTGCGAGGCATCCTCGAAAAGCACGGTGCTCAAGTGCAAATGGTGAGCGAGCCCGAGATCGGCACCACCTTCTGGTTCGAACTTCCACTCGCAGAAGCCGACAAGGATGAGCTGCAGCTGCAAGCGGAACGGCGCAGCCGCAACGCCATTGCCGAGGCCGTCGAGCTTTAG
- the rpmA gene encoding 50S ribosomal protein L27: protein MAHKKGTGSTRNGRDSNAKRLGVKAYGGETVTAGSILIRQRGTSVLPGVNVGKGKDDTLFALTDGIVKFESIRRGLRNRKRINITAAV, encoded by the coding sequence ATGGCACATAAAAAAGGCACAGGCTCAACACGTAACGGCCGCGACTCAAACGCCAAACGCCTTGGCGTAAAGGCCTACGGCGGCGAAACCGTCACCGCTGGTTCCATCCTGATCCGCCAGCGCGGCACCTCCGTCCTGCCCGGCGTCAATGTGGGCAAAGGCAAGGACGACACCCTGTTCGCCCTCACCGACGGCATCGTGAAGTTCGAATCGATCCGCCGCGGCCTGCGCAACCGCAAGCGCATCAACATCACCGCAGCGGTCTGA
- a CDS encoding YebC/PmpR family DNA-binding transcriptional regulator, whose protein sequence is MAGHSKWSQIKRTKAVVDAKRGAVFTRLGREIMVAARAGADPAGNFQLRTAISKARAAGVPASNIERAIAKGSGQAGDGAQLEDVRYEGYGPGGMAVLVEALTDNRNRTAADLRLAFSKNGGNLGENGCVAYLFEHRSEVILNAGPDDEERLLESLLELDADGYELLDGAVVVHGPFEALESLQDGLRHAEWDVREWGHHWSAQTSVSVNDPETARNCLKLLDALDGLDDVRSVSANLDLANELELD, encoded by the coding sequence ATGGCTGGCCACAGCAAATGGTCCCAGATCAAACGCACCAAGGCCGTCGTTGACGCCAAACGAGGTGCAGTGTTCACCCGGCTGGGGCGGGAAATCATGGTGGCGGCCCGTGCCGGAGCCGATCCCGCCGGAAATTTTCAGTTGCGCACGGCCATCAGCAAAGCCCGCGCCGCTGGGGTTCCCGCCTCCAACATCGAGCGGGCCATCGCCAAGGGGTCAGGCCAGGCCGGTGATGGAGCCCAACTGGAGGACGTGCGCTACGAGGGGTATGGCCCCGGCGGCATGGCGGTGCTGGTGGAGGCACTCACGGACAACCGCAACCGCACCGCGGCGGATCTGCGGCTGGCCTTCAGCAAGAACGGCGGAAACCTGGGGGAAAACGGCTGCGTGGCCTATCTGTTTGAACACCGCAGCGAAGTGATCCTCAACGCCGGCCCCGACGACGAGGAACGGCTGCTGGAAAGCCTCCTGGAGCTGGACGCTGATGGCTATGAACTCCTGGACGGGGCTGTGGTGGTGCACGGCCCGTTCGAGGCCTTGGAGAGCCTTCAGGACGGCTTGCGCCACGCAGAATGGGATGTGCGGGAGTGGGGCCATCACTGGTCCGCCCAGACGAGTGTTTCGGTGAATGATCCCGAGACCGCCCGCAACTGCCTCAAGCTGCTGGATGCCCTCGATGGGCTCGATGATGTGCGCAGCGTTAGCGCCAACCTGGATCTGGCCAACGAACTGGAGCTCGACTGA
- a CDS encoding glucosamine-6-phosphate deaminase codes for MLAAHLERHLRGWQGPDPLKPLGLATGRTMEPLYRTLVERLLSWSADELEALRARWCSFNLDEYLGLSADDPRGYRAYMTHHLAAPLGLPASAVHLPDCTAADGEAAARRYGQQLNRCGGIGLQLLGLGSNGHVGFNEPPCPPDQHCHEVELTSATRQQNAVLFDGCVDAVPQRAITLGLWEILEAAEIHLVVTGAAKAGILQRLLALKEPDHALPASWLLTHPNVWLWCDAAALA; via the coding sequence GTGCTGGCGGCCCATCTGGAGCGTCATCTGCGCGGTTGGCAGGGGCCTGATCCGCTGAAGCCCTTGGGACTGGCCACAGGACGGACGATGGAGCCGCTGTATCGCACCCTGGTGGAACGGCTGCTGTCGTGGTCTGCCGATGAGCTGGAGGCCCTGCGCGCCCGATGGTGCAGTTTCAACTTGGACGAATACCTCGGACTTTCGGCGGACGATCCCCGCGGCTATCGGGCCTACATGACCCACCACCTCGCTGCACCGTTGGGCCTGCCCGCTTCAGCGGTGCATCTTCCCGACTGCACCGCGGCTGACGGAGAGGCTGCTGCGCGGCGTTACGGCCAGCAGCTCAACCGTTGCGGAGGCATCGGATTGCAGCTTCTGGGGCTCGGCAGCAATGGTCATGTGGGTTTCAACGAGCCGCCCTGTCCTCCTGATCAGCACTGCCATGAGGTGGAGCTGACCTCTGCGACCCGGCAGCAGAACGCGGTGCTCTTTGATGGCTGCGTTGACGCTGTTCCCCAGCGGGCCATCACCCTGGGCCTCTGGGAGATCCTCGAGGCTGCTGAGATTCATCTGGTGGTGACCGGCGCCGCCAAGGCCGGCATCCTCCAGCGCTTGTTGGCCTTGAAAGAGCCAGACCATGCGCTGCCTGCCAGTTGGCTGCTGACCCATCCCAATGTCTGGCTCTGGTGCGATGCAGCGGCTTTAGCTTGA
- the truB gene encoding tRNA pseudouridine(55) synthase TruB, whose translation MQQSGHPAPAPVNGPFGFVVIDKPAGLTSHACVSRLRRSYGLKRVGHGGTLDPAVTGVLPIALGPATRLLPYLPGEKTYTGVIQLGRRTSSDDLEGELLEQQAWPSLSEAELNSSLEAFRGAIEQRPPQVSAVHVDGERAHAKARRGEAMDLPPRAVTVHRLELLNWDATLGQLSIEVHCSAGTYIRSIARDLGDRIGCGGCLASLRRTQALGFHAHQAHPLPERDAVPPDPLSPLLALGDLPRRDLSEAEQIDWRCGRRIAMDPGAGEAVVVCNADGSMAGIGHRESEGLLRPKVVFDAAG comes from the coding sequence ATGCAACAGTCAGGGCACCCTGCTCCAGCCCCGGTGAACGGCCCCTTCGGCTTCGTGGTGATCGACAAGCCCGCAGGCCTCACTTCCCATGCCTGCGTCAGCCGCCTCCGCCGCAGCTACGGCCTCAAACGGGTGGGTCATGGCGGCACCCTTGATCCTGCCGTCACCGGGGTTCTCCCTATCGCCCTGGGACCGGCGACCCGATTGCTGCCCTACCTCCCCGGGGAAAAGACCTACACCGGGGTGATTCAGCTGGGCCGGCGCACCAGCAGCGACGATCTGGAAGGAGAGCTGCTGGAGCAGCAGGCCTGGCCATCCCTTAGCGAAGCCGAGCTCAACAGCAGCCTGGAGGCGTTCCGGGGCGCGATTGAGCAGCGTCCGCCGCAGGTCTCCGCCGTCCATGTGGATGGCGAACGGGCCCATGCCAAGGCCAGGCGCGGTGAAGCCATGGATCTGCCGCCGCGGGCTGTCACCGTGCACCGGCTGGAGCTGTTGAATTGGGATGCAACCCTGGGACAGCTGAGCATCGAGGTGCACTGTTCCGCCGGCACCTACATCCGCTCGATCGCCCGGGATCTGGGGGACCGCATCGGCTGCGGAGGTTGTCTTGCTTCCCTGCGCCGCACCCAGGCCCTGGGGTTCCACGCGCACCAGGCCCATCCCCTGCCGGAGCGAGACGCTGTGCCACCCGATCCCCTGTCGCCGCTGTTGGCCCTGGGAGACCTGCCCCGGCGTGATCTCAGCGAAGCCGAACAGATCGACTGGCGCTGCGGCCGACGCATCGCAATGGATCCCGGTGCTGGAGAGGCGGTGGTGGTGTGCAACGCCGATGGGAGCATGGCCGGCATCGGCCACCGCGAGAGCGAAGGTTTGCTGCGGCCCAAGGTGGTTTTCGATGCAGCAGGCTGA
- the purD gene encoding phosphoribosylamine--glycine ligase produces the protein MAISSTRPNTLPALQRALVVGGGGREQALAWALARCPGLETIWITPGNGGTEGSALAVGETDRAGLIALCQQNGIDLVVVGPEAPLAAGVADALREAGFAVFGPGAEGAQLEASKAWAKQLMQEAGVPTAGHWAVASEAEALAVLQEVQRPLVVKADGLAAGKGVTVADSVEDSETAIREAFEGRFGAAGSQLVLEERMEGPEVSVFALCDGERMVLLPPAQDHKRLNEGDRGPNTGGMGAYAPAPLLDAEGLEDVRRIVLEPTLKALRQRGIDYRGVIYAGLMITADGPQVIEFNCRFGDPECQTLMPLLGPELGAVLQACALGRLDLAPQLSIAERCSACVVAAAEGYPESPRKGDAIRIDLVPGPDHQLFHAGTRRDSSGELLTAGGRVLAVVAQGDDFDAAFAGAYDGLNQLDYAGITYRRDIGHQVRSGG, from the coding sequence ATGGCCATTTCGTCCACCCGTCCCAACACGCTGCCTGCCCTCCAACGCGCCCTCGTCGTCGGTGGCGGCGGCAGGGAACAGGCCCTGGCCTGGGCACTGGCCCGTTGTCCGGGCCTGGAGACGATCTGGATCACCCCTGGCAACGGTGGCACTGAAGGCAGCGCCCTGGCGGTGGGCGAAACCGATCGCGCTGGGTTGATCGCGCTGTGCCAGCAGAACGGCATCGACCTGGTGGTGGTGGGTCCGGAAGCGCCGCTGGCCGCTGGGGTTGCCGATGCCCTGCGAGAGGCGGGCTTCGCCGTGTTCGGCCCTGGAGCAGAGGGAGCCCAGTTGGAGGCGAGCAAAGCCTGGGCCAAGCAGCTGATGCAAGAGGCGGGGGTGCCAACGGCGGGCCACTGGGCGGTGGCCAGTGAAGCCGAAGCACTGGCGGTGTTGCAGGAGGTCCAACGTCCTCTGGTGGTCAAGGCCGATGGCTTGGCCGCCGGCAAGGGCGTCACGGTGGCCGACAGCGTTGAGGACTCGGAAACCGCCATCCGCGAAGCCTTTGAAGGGCGATTCGGGGCTGCGGGCTCCCAGCTGGTGCTGGAGGAGCGGATGGAGGGCCCTGAAGTTTCTGTGTTTGCCCTCTGCGATGGGGAGCGGATGGTGCTGTTGCCCCCGGCGCAAGACCACAAACGGCTCAACGAAGGCGATCGCGGCCCCAACACCGGCGGCATGGGCGCCTATGCCCCCGCCCCACTGCTGGATGCCGAGGGCCTCGAAGACGTGCGCCGCATCGTGCTGGAGCCCACCCTCAAGGCCCTGCGCCAACGCGGAATCGATTATCGCGGCGTGATCTATGCCGGCTTGATGATCACGGCCGACGGCCCCCAGGTGATCGAGTTCAACTGTCGCTTCGGCGATCCCGAATGCCAGACGTTGATGCCACTGCTCGGCCCGGAGCTCGGCGCCGTGCTGCAGGCCTGTGCTCTGGGTCGCCTTGATCTGGCCCCTCAGCTGAGCATCGCCGAACGCTGCAGTGCCTGCGTTGTGGCTGCAGCCGAGGGCTACCCCGAGTCCCCCCGCAAGGGTGATGCGATCCGCATCGACCTGGTCCCCGGCCCAGACCATCAGCTGTTTCACGCCGGCACCCGCCGCGACAGCTCCGGCGAACTGCTTACCGCCGGAGGCAGGGTGCTGGCCGTCGTCGCCCAGGGCGATGACTTCGATGCCGCCTTTGCCGGGGCCTACGACGGTCTTAATCAGCTCGATTACGCCGGAATCACTTACCGTCGGGACATCGGCCATCAGGTGCGCTCGGGCGGATGA
- the kaiB gene encoding circadian clock protein KaiB — MSPRKTYILKLYVAGNTPNSMRALKTLRNILETEFRGVYALKVIDVLKNPQLAEEDKILATPTLSKILPPPVRRIIGDLSDRERVLIGLDLLYDELSDTSLNSSLIDAVDEETDTTISSDP; from the coding sequence ATGAGTCCCCGCAAGACCTACATCCTCAAGCTCTACGTGGCGGGCAACACGCCCAATTCGATGCGGGCGCTGAAAACGCTGCGCAACATCCTCGAGACCGAATTCCGGGGGGTGTATGCCCTCAAGGTGATTGACGTGCTCAAAAATCCGCAACTGGCGGAGGAAGACAAGATCCTGGCAACGCCAACGTTGTCCAAGATTCTTCCCCCGCCGGTGCGGCGCATCATCGGTGACCTCTCCGATCGGGAGCGCGTGCTGATCGGCCTGGATCTGCTCTACGACGAGCTGTCCGATACGTCGCTCAATTCGAGCTTGATCGACGCGGTCGATGAGGAGACCGACACGACCATTTCTTCAGATCCTTAA